The Streptomyces pactum genome contains a region encoding:
- a CDS encoding ABC transporter ATP-binding protein: MNHPTVSASGLSLHYGRTRALDDVSLRLTPGVTGLLGPNGAGKTTLLRVLATAVPADRGAFTVLGHDPGTASGRQEVRRRLGYLPQTPGFHPDFTAFEFVDYVAILKELADRPARHREVRRVLEEVDLQDVRGRRIKKLSGGMRQRVALAAALVGDPGFLVLDEPTVGLDPEQRMRFRELIAGAGEGRTVLLSTHQTEDVAMLCHRVVVMAGGAVRFDGSPAELTARAAGRVWSSAERDAGAKAGWRTGAGTFRNVGDPPAGAELADPTLEDGYLLALDGADAGAAA; encoded by the coding sequence ATGAACCACCCCACCGTTTCCGCCTCCGGGCTCAGCCTTCATTACGGCCGCACCCGTGCCCTCGACGACGTGTCGCTGCGGCTGACTCCGGGCGTCACCGGGCTGCTCGGGCCCAACGGAGCCGGCAAGACGACGCTGTTGCGCGTGCTCGCCACCGCCGTGCCCGCCGACCGGGGGGCCTTCACCGTGCTCGGGCACGACCCGGGGACCGCGAGCGGGCGGCAGGAGGTGCGGCGGCGGCTCGGGTACCTGCCGCAGACGCCCGGCTTCCATCCGGACTTCACCGCTTTCGAGTTCGTCGACTACGTCGCGATCCTGAAGGAACTGGCGGACCGTCCCGCCCGGCATCGCGAGGTGCGGCGGGTGTTGGAGGAGGTGGATCTGCAAGACGTGCGCGGACGGAGGATCAAGAAACTGTCCGGGGGGATGCGGCAGCGGGTCGCGCTCGCGGCCGCGTTGGTGGGTGACCCGGGGTTCCTGGTGCTCGACGAGCCGACCGTCGGGCTGGACCCCGAACAGCGGATGCGCTTCCGGGAGCTGATCGCGGGGGCGGGCGAAGGGCGGACCGTGCTGCTGTCCACCCACCAGACGGAGGACGTGGCGATGCTCTGCCACCGGGTGGTCGTCATGGCCGGCGGGGCGGTGCGGTTCGACGGGAGTCCGGCCGAACTGACCGCGCGGGCCGCCGGGCGGGTGTGGAGCAGCGCGGAGCGTGACGCGGGCGCGAAGGCCGGGTGGCGTACGGGGGCGGGGACCTTCCGCAACGTCGGCGACCCGCCCGCCGGGGCGGAGCTGGCCGACCCCACCCTGGAGGACGGCTACCTCCTCGCCCTCGACGGTGCCGACGCGGGAGCGGCCGCGTGA
- a CDS encoding ABC transporter → MRVVIPDLVRPVWRTLPWRALSAAGLLGLLLAAAPAAVGAEPDRWQTLTLLRGVALTGALGLAFLLDDPARHLTAPVPTRRPLRQALRVALVAPLAALWWTAVLLLVPSASRPPAGDITLEAAVLVVLALAGAATAVRLTDEARPGPSIAAALLLTAVLAPLLAPESWALFVTPDDPRWPAAHDRWAVVLGAAAVVWGVCGPEPLGRRRGRRAHAAGGPA, encoded by the coding sequence GTGCGAGTAGTGATACCGGACCTGGTCCGCCCGGTGTGGCGCACGCTGCCGTGGCGGGCCCTGTCCGCCGCCGGGCTCCTCGGGCTGCTGCTCGCCGCCGCGCCGGCCGCCGTCGGCGCGGAGCCGGATCGCTGGCAGACGCTCACCCTCCTGCGGGGCGTCGCCCTGACCGGGGCGCTCGGCCTGGCCTTCCTGCTGGACGACCCGGCCCGGCACCTCACCGCCCCCGTCCCGACCCGGCGCCCGCTGCGGCAGGCGCTGCGGGTGGCCCTGGTCGCGCCGCTCGCCGCGCTGTGGTGGACGGCCGTACTGCTGCTGGTCCCCTCGGCGTCCCGGCCCCCGGCCGGTGACATCACCTTGGAGGCGGCGGTACTGGTCGTGCTGGCCCTCGCCGGTGCCGCGACGGCGGTACGGCTGACGGACGAGGCGCGCCCGGGGCCGTCCATCGCGGCGGCCCTGCTGCTGACGGCGGTCCTCGCGCCGCTGCTGGCGCCGGAGAGCTGGGCGTTGTTCGTGACGCCCGACGACCCGCGGTGGCCGGCCGCGCACGACCGGTGGGCGGTGGTGCTGGGGGCGGCGGCCGTGGTGTGGGGGGTGTGCGGGCCGGAGCCGCTGGGACGGCGGCGGGGGAGGCGGGCACACGCGGCCGGCGGACCGGCCTAG
- the mshD gene encoding mycothiol synthase, which yields MTSDDTVQPGRPRSIETLAELTPEQTDAVLALLAEAARNDGQQAVSEQGRLHLRGPAREGIAHLLLSVDGELVGYAQLEGTDPIEPPAAELVVHPSHRGQGHGRALGSALLAASGKRLRVWAHGGHSAARHLAQVLGLTLFRELRQMRRPLADLELPDPRLPEGVTVRTFVPGHDDAAWLAVNAAAFAHHPEQGSLTQRDLEDREAEAWFDPAGFFLAERDGELIGFHWTKVHAEERLGEVYVLGIRPDTQGGGLGKALTTIGLRHLAEQGLPTAMLYVDADNKAAVSVYERLGFVTHETDLMYRTET from the coding sequence ATGACCAGCGACGACACCGTGCAGCCCGGCCGCCCCCGCTCGATCGAGACCCTCGCCGAACTCACCCCCGAGCAGACCGACGCCGTCCTCGCCCTCCTCGCCGAGGCCGCCCGGAACGACGGGCAGCAGGCCGTGTCCGAGCAGGGACGGCTGCACCTGCGCGGTCCCGCGCGCGAGGGCATCGCGCATCTCCTGCTCAGCGTGGACGGCGAACTCGTCGGCTACGCCCAACTGGAGGGCACCGACCCGATCGAGCCGCCGGCCGCCGAGCTGGTCGTCCACCCCTCGCACCGGGGCCAGGGCCACGGGCGTGCGCTGGGGTCCGCGCTGCTCGCCGCCTCCGGCAAGCGGCTGCGGGTCTGGGCGCACGGCGGCCACTCCGCCGCCCGGCACCTCGCCCAGGTGCTCGGTCTGACCCTGTTTCGTGAACTGCGCCAGATGCGGCGCCCGTTGGCCGACCTGGAGCTGCCGGACCCGCGCCTGCCCGAGGGCGTGACCGTGCGGACCTTCGTGCCGGGGCACGATGACGCCGCCTGGCTCGCGGTGAACGCCGCCGCTTTCGCCCACCACCCCGAGCAGGGCTCCCTCACCCAGCGGGACCTCGAGGACCGCGAGGCCGAGGCGTGGTTCGACCCGGCGGGGTTCTTCCTGGCCGAACGGGACGGCGAGCTGATCGGCTTCCACTGGACCAAGGTGCACGCCGAGGAGCGGCTCGGCGAGGTGTACGTCCTCGGTATCCGCCCCGACACCCAGGGCGGCGGCCTCGGCAAGGCCCTGACCACCATCGGCCTGCGGCACCTGGCGGAGCAGGGACTGCCCACCGCCATGCTGTACGTCGACGCCGACAACAAGGCGGCGGTGTCCGTCTACGAGCGCCTGGGCTTCGTCACCCACGAGACGGACCTGATGTACCGCACGGAGACGTGA
- a CDS encoding bifunctional metallophosphatase/5'-nucleotidase codes for MPATAQSHQPRRRRRTNRLLAVAATVVTAGALAAAALPASANADESHRGHKPDHRPGRYQDVQLLSFNDLHGNLEPPAGSSGRVTELQPDGTTKTVDAGGIEYLATHLREAREGNRYSITAAGGDMVGASPLLSGLFHDEPTIEALNKLDLDVTSVGNHEFDEGARELARLQNGGCHPTEGCYADKEFEGADFPYLAANVLDEKTRKPILKPYWVWKQKGVKVGFIGVTLEGTPDIVSAEGVKGLSFKDEAETINKYAKVLQRQGVKSIVALVHEGGFPASSSYNYDCDSPGTGDGISGPIADIAKNVTPQVDALVTGHTHAAYVCTIPDPAGKPRMVTSAASFGRLYTDTTLTYDRATGDIARTAVKSANHVVTRDVPKAPDMTRLIDKWSTLAAPIGNRPIGYISGDINRDGTESPLGDLIADAQLAYGRTQDPETDLALMNPGGIRAPLTHTSTGSEGDGVVTYAEGFTVQPFANTVNLKDYTGAQLVQVLKEQVSGPNEAAPKILQISSGLTYTLDLTRTGADRVVTDSIRLNGDSIDPAATYRVASNSFLAGGGDGFPTLGEGANELVGTDDLTALEQYLTANSSATDPIEPPAADRITVVQ; via the coding sequence ATGCCAGCCACAGCACAGTCGCACCAACCGCGCCGCAGACGCCGTACGAACCGTCTTCTCGCCGTCGCGGCCACGGTCGTCACCGCCGGCGCACTCGCCGCCGCGGCGCTTCCGGCGTCGGCGAACGCGGACGAGAGCCACCGCGGCCACAAGCCCGACCACCGGCCGGGCCGTTACCAGGACGTCCAGCTCCTCTCCTTCAACGACCTGCACGGCAACCTGGAACCGCCGGCCGGCTCCTCCGGCCGCGTCACCGAGCTCCAGCCGGACGGCACGACGAAGACGGTCGACGCGGGCGGGATCGAGTACCTCGCCACCCACCTCCGCGAGGCCCGCGAGGGCAACCGCTACTCCATCACCGCGGCCGGCGGCGACATGGTGGGCGCGTCCCCCCTCCTCTCCGGTCTGTTCCACGACGAGCCGACCATCGAGGCGCTGAACAAGCTCGACCTGGACGTGACGAGCGTCGGCAACCACGAGTTCGACGAGGGCGCCCGGGAACTGGCGCGCCTCCAGAACGGCGGCTGCCACCCCACCGAGGGCTGCTACGCGGACAAGGAGTTCGAGGGCGCCGACTTCCCGTACCTGGCGGCCAACGTCCTCGACGAGAAGACCAGGAAGCCCATCCTCAAGCCCTACTGGGTGTGGAAGCAGAAGGGCGTCAAGGTCGGCTTCATCGGCGTGACCCTGGAGGGCACCCCGGACATCGTCTCGGCGGAGGGCGTCAAGGGCCTCTCCTTCAAGGACGAGGCCGAGACGATCAACAAGTACGCCAAGGTGCTCCAGCGCCAGGGCGTGAAGTCGATCGTCGCCCTGGTCCACGAGGGCGGCTTCCCGGCTTCGTCCTCCTACAACTACGACTGCGACTCCCCGGGCACCGGCGACGGCATCTCCGGCCCGATCGCCGACATCGCCAAGAACGTCACGCCCCAGGTCGACGCGCTGGTCACCGGGCACACCCACGCGGCGTACGTCTGCACGATCCCCGACCCGGCGGGCAAGCCCCGCATGGTCACGTCGGCCGCGTCCTTCGGCCGCCTGTACACGGACACGACGCTGACGTACGACCGCGCGACCGGCGACATCGCCCGTACGGCCGTGAAGTCGGCGAACCACGTGGTGACGCGGGACGTCCCGAAGGCGCCGGACATGACCCGCCTGATCGACAAGTGGAGCACCCTGGCCGCCCCGATCGGCAACCGCCCCATCGGCTACATCTCCGGCGACATCAACCGCGACGGCACGGAGTCCCCGCTCGGCGACCTCATCGCCGACGCGCAGCTCGCCTACGGCAGGACCCAGGACCCGGAGACCGACCTGGCCCTGATGAACCCCGGCGGCATCCGCGCGCCCCTCACCCACACCTCCACGGGCAGTGAGGGCGACGGCGTCGTCACGTACGCCGAGGGCTTCACCGTCCAGCCCTTCGCCAACACGGTGAACCTGAAGGACTACACGGGCGCCCAGCTCGTCCAGGTCCTCAAGGAGCAGGTGAGCGGCCCGAACGAGGCGGCCCCGAAGATTCTCCAGATCTCGTCCGGCCTCACCTACACCCTGGACCTGACCAGGACCGGTGCCGATCGGGTGGTGACGGACTCCATCCGTCTCAACGGCGACTCCATCGACCCGGCGGCCACCTACCGCGTCGCGTCGAACAGCTTCCTCGCGGGCGGCGGCGACGGCTTCCCGACGCTGGGCGAGGGCGCGAACGAACTCGTCGGCACGGACGACCTGACGGCCCTGGAGCAGTACCTGACGGCCAACTCGTCGGCGACCGACCCGATCGAGCCGCCGGCGGCCGACCGGATCACGGTCGTCCAGTAG
- a CDS encoding immunity 49 family protein, with translation MGGAAVSAAREDFTNRIGGLVRSMSRAGRMATREWRSIADEFLDYLGALSVETPDLDTPEAKAALKDASEAAVGAVAYAAYHPHCGFQVFLEYVNFGMSYDPGEDAPGESVTPGEWIDALCLSVLRDKAKRHGEAFYFAREKFAAQAPGTPVAELATGLTAVVLDDTGDEGEYPPSAQAKLAAVDAALDRIRTRAVETGESLLDRPDGVALRTLRALAAEDRDAFDAALADLLVRHTALHGPAASPSTLLPLVPMALAALAYRSLGWSPAVRTGYLPHALITGFESQGPRVAGFGRDRRPDAVAALAAGPLVVERPAFDWTVSPRIEARYEEHAREAITPDDGGSLAVRRLADVMGDQERLFKWRAGACDGDTDAQLANLRLASQAGAALFRVALAEPGTEVEVTIDGRTLRYPAERDEEAGAGDWQKATALALVTGAREDLAPLVLTGPAFACPDSSAFAAYGEALHAYLKGTDPEPAARRALQQAEQARDWGFAMPPAVLLSQLVEGDEESFNLALADALETHRAYYQVADRADDPDASVNLDILALACHARRRGWDIRVESPYLPRGLLQAAEPF, from the coding sequence GTGGGCGGGGCAGCCGTGTCGGCGGCACGCGAGGACTTCACGAACCGCATCGGGGGCCTGGTCCGGTCCATGTCGAGGGCCGGCCGGATGGCCACCCGGGAATGGCGGTCGATCGCCGACGAGTTCCTCGACTACCTGGGCGCCCTCTCCGTCGAGACACCCGACCTCGACACCCCGGAGGCCAAGGCCGCCCTCAAGGACGCCTCCGAGGCCGCGGTCGGGGCCGTCGCCTACGCCGCTTACCACCCGCACTGCGGCTTCCAGGTCTTCCTGGAGTACGTGAACTTCGGCATGAGTTACGATCCGGGTGAGGACGCTCCCGGCGAGAGCGTCACACCCGGGGAGTGGATCGACGCGCTCTGCCTGTCGGTCCTCAGGGACAAGGCCAAGCGGCACGGCGAGGCGTTCTACTTCGCCCGGGAGAAGTTCGCCGCGCAGGCGCCGGGCACGCCCGTCGCCGAACTCGCCACGGGACTGACGGCCGTCGTCCTGGACGACACCGGCGACGAAGGGGAGTACCCGCCCAGCGCGCAGGCCAAGCTCGCCGCCGTCGACGCGGCTCTGGACCGCATCCGTACCCGCGCCGTGGAGACGGGCGAGTCTCTCCTGGACCGGCCGGACGGCGTAGCGCTGCGAACGCTGCGCGCGCTGGCCGCCGAGGACCGGGACGCCTTCGATGCCGCGCTGGCCGACCTCCTGGTCAGGCACACGGCCCTGCACGGCCCCGCGGCCTCCCCGAGCACCCTGCTCCCGCTTGTCCCCATGGCCCTCGCCGCGCTCGCGTACCGGTCCCTGGGCTGGTCGCCCGCCGTCCGAACCGGCTACCTCCCGCACGCGCTGATCACCGGCTTCGAATCCCAGGGCCCGCGGGTCGCGGGGTTCGGCCGGGACCGGCGGCCGGACGCGGTGGCCGCTCTCGCCGCAGGCCCGCTGGTGGTGGAGCGGCCGGCCTTCGACTGGACGGTGAGCCCCCGGATCGAGGCCAGGTACGAGGAACACGCTCGGGAGGCGATCACCCCCGACGACGGAGGATCCCTCGCCGTCCGGCGGCTCGCCGACGTCATGGGCGATCAGGAGCGGCTCTTCAAGTGGCGCGCGGGGGCCTGTGACGGTGACACGGACGCCCAGCTCGCGAACCTCCGGCTGGCCTCGCAGGCGGGAGCCGCCCTGTTCCGCGTCGCACTGGCCGAGCCGGGCACCGAGGTCGAGGTGACCATCGACGGCCGCACGCTGCGCTACCCGGCCGAGCGGGACGAGGAAGCCGGCGCCGGCGACTGGCAGAAGGCCACCGCCCTCGCCCTCGTCACCGGCGCACGCGAGGACCTCGCCCCGCTGGTCCTCACCGGTCCTGCCTTCGCCTGCCCGGACAGCTCCGCCTTCGCCGCGTACGGCGAAGCCCTCCACGCCTATCTGAAGGGCACCGATCCCGAGCCGGCCGCGCGACGGGCCCTGCAGCAGGCCGAGCAGGCCAGGGACTGGGGCTTCGCCATGCCGCCGGCCGTACTGCTGTCGCAGCTCGTGGAAGGAGACGAGGAGAGCTTCAACCTGGCCCTGGCCGACGCGCTCGAAACCCACCGCGCCTACTATCAGGTCGCCGACCGTGCCGACGATCCGGATGCTTCCGTCAACCTCGACATCCTCGCACTGGCCTGCCACGCTCGCCGCCGAGGCTGGGACATCCGCGTCGAATCCCCCTACCTTCCGCGGGGTCTCCTCCAGGCCGCCGAGCCCTTCTGA
- a CDS encoding sensor histidine kinase, whose product MRRLFRRVRALPLRSRLALLVAAAVAFAVTAAAVACWFVVKSVLVSSLDEALKANRMSKDQVSQYVNLRSGQCAHDPVTHEKNPLGSSVQLVDGTGGSCLIIGTEEVPLTDADHAVAEGRATDALHDAKGADGAQYRVYTYSVLPELGVAASAARPLNEVNRSLSDLALVLVFVAGAGVVGAGAAGLWVARTGLRPVDELTRAVEHVARTEDLAIRIPVEDDSEDEIARLSRSFNSMTSSLASSRDLQQQLIADAGHELRTPLTSLRTNIELLTRSEETGRPIPEADRKALLASVKAQMTELAALIGDLQELSRPDTGQHEGRTRILAWHEVVQSALRRARLRGPELTITADVEPWYVRAEPAALERAVVNILDNAVKFSPESGTVDVRLADGVLTVRDHGPGIPAEELPHVFDRFWRSPSARALPGSGLGLSIVARTVQQAGGVVSLTPAEDGGGGTVATVRLPGAPVPPPETTATGGGQR is encoded by the coding sequence GTGAGAAGGCTGTTCCGCCGCGTCCGGGCGCTGCCGCTGCGTTCGCGCCTGGCGCTGCTGGTGGCCGCGGCGGTGGCGTTCGCCGTGACGGCGGCGGCGGTGGCGTGCTGGTTCGTGGTGAAGAGCGTGCTGGTGAGCTCGCTGGACGAGGCACTGAAGGCGAACCGCATGAGCAAGGACCAGGTGAGCCAGTACGTCAACCTGCGCAGCGGCCAGTGCGCCCACGACCCCGTCACGCACGAGAAGAACCCCCTCGGCTCGTCCGTACAGCTCGTCGACGGCACGGGCGGAAGCTGCCTGATCATCGGCACGGAGGAGGTCCCCCTCACCGACGCCGACCACGCCGTGGCCGAGGGCAGGGCCACCGACGCGCTGCACGATGCCAAGGGGGCCGACGGCGCCCAGTACCGCGTCTACACCTACAGCGTGCTGCCCGAGCTGGGCGTGGCCGCCTCCGCCGCACGACCACTGAACGAGGTGAACAGGAGCCTCAGCGACCTCGCGCTGGTGCTCGTCTTCGTCGCGGGCGCGGGCGTCGTCGGCGCCGGTGCCGCCGGTCTCTGGGTGGCCCGGACCGGCCTGCGCCCCGTCGACGAACTCACCCGGGCCGTCGAGCACGTGGCCCGCACCGAGGACCTGGCCATCCGCATCCCCGTCGAGGACGACAGCGAGGACGAGATCGCCCGCCTCTCCCGCTCCTTCAACAGCATGACCTCGTCCCTGGCCAGCTCCCGCGACCTGCAACAGCAGCTCATCGCCGACGCCGGCCACGAACTGCGCACCCCCCTCACCTCCCTGCGCACCAACATCGAACTCCTCACCCGCAGCGAGGAGACCGGCCGCCCGATCCCGGAGGCCGACCGCAAGGCGCTCCTCGCCTCGGTGAAGGCCCAGATGACGGAACTGGCCGCCCTGATCGGCGACCTCCAGGAACTCTCCCGCCCCGACACCGGCCAGCACGAGGGCCGCACCCGGATCCTCGCCTGGCACGAAGTCGTCCAGTCCGCCCTGCGCCGCGCCCGCCTGCGCGGCCCGGAGCTGACCATCACGGCGGACGTCGAACCCTGGTACGTACGGGCGGAACCGGCCGCCCTGGAACGCGCGGTCGTCAACATCCTGGACAACGCGGTGAAGTTCAGCCCGGAGTCCGGCACCGTCGACGTACGCCTCGCCGACGGCGTCCTCACCGTCCGCGACCACGGCCCCGGCATCCCCGCCGAGGAACTCCCCCACGTCTTCGACCGCTTCTGGCGCTCCCCGAGCGCACGCGCGCTGCCCGGTTCGGGCCTCGGCCTGTCGATCGTGGCGCGGACGGTGCAGCAGGCGGGCGGCGTCGTGAGCCTGACTCCGGCCGAGGACGGTGGCGGCGGGACGGTGGCGACCGTACGGCTGCCGGGGGCGCCGGTGCCGCCGCCGGAGACGACCGCGACCGGCGGGGGTCAGCGGTAG
- a CDS encoding response regulator transcription factor, with product MSPAEGDRDRDTQRILIVDDEPAVREALQRSLAFEGYGTEVAVDGADALEKAAAYRPDLVVLDIQMPRMDGLTAARRIRGAGDLTPILMLTARDTVGDRVTGLDAGADDYLVKPFELDELFARIRALLRRSSYAAAVEATAADEDTLTFADLTMDLATREVTRAGRPVELTRTEFTLLEMFMAHPRQVLTREQILKAVWGFDFEPSSNSLDVYVMYLRRKTEAAGEPRLVHTVRGVGYVLRQGGAE from the coding sequence ATGAGCCCCGCAGAAGGCGACCGCGACCGTGACACCCAGCGCATCCTGATCGTCGACGACGAGCCGGCCGTCCGCGAGGCCCTCCAGCGCAGCCTCGCCTTCGAGGGGTACGGCACCGAGGTCGCCGTCGACGGCGCGGACGCCCTGGAGAAGGCGGCGGCCTACCGGCCCGACCTGGTCGTCCTCGACATCCAGATGCCCCGCATGGACGGCCTGACCGCCGCCCGCCGGATCCGCGGCGCGGGCGACCTGACCCCGATCCTGATGCTGACGGCCCGCGACACGGTCGGCGACCGGGTGACCGGCCTGGACGCCGGCGCGGACGACTACCTGGTCAAGCCCTTCGAGCTGGACGAACTCTTCGCCCGTATCCGCGCGCTGCTGCGGCGCAGCTCCTACGCGGCGGCGGTGGAGGCCACCGCCGCCGACGAGGACACCCTCACCTTCGCCGACCTGACCATGGACCTGGCGACGCGGGAGGTCACACGGGCCGGGCGGCCGGTGGAGCTGACCCGCACCGAGTTCACCCTCCTCGAGATGTTCATGGCACACCCGCGCCAGGTCCTCACCCGGGAGCAGATCCTGAAGGCCGTCTGGGGCTTCGACTTCGAGCCCTCCTCCAACTCCCTCGACGTGTACGTCATGTACCTGCGCCGCAAGACCGAGGCGGCCGGCGAACCGCGCCTCGTCCACACGGTCCGCGGCGTGGGCTACGTCCTGCGGCAGGGCGGCGCGGAGTGA
- a CDS encoding S1C family serine protease produces the protein MTESLRRNGEYEHAQENPYETSHRNPYQGAQQHASSPVNPEWPPPPAQPPAGPFPDGQPEQPRKKRAARRGPGALLAAVAIVAAAVGGGTAYGIQELTGSDTVASSTTSTSVVPTGQKGTVAGVAQSVSPSIVEISATSNAGSATGSGVIITSDGEIITNNHVVSGATSVKVTTSDGKQYTAQVVGTDSSKDLALIKLENASGLKAATLGDSDGLKVGQQVVAIGSPEGLTGTVTSGIVSALDRDVTVSTDEGQQQQQQRQGGDWPFEFGGQEFNGDTGSSTTTYKAIQTDASLNPGNSGGALIDMNGNIIGINSAMYSSAESSASAGSVGLGFAIPVNTVKADLPGLRAGAES, from the coding sequence ATGACCGAGAGCCTCCGCCGCAACGGCGAGTACGAGCACGCGCAAGAGAACCCGTACGAGACTTCGCACCGGAATCCGTACCAGGGCGCCCAGCAGCACGCCTCCTCTCCCGTCAACCCCGAGTGGCCGCCCCCGCCGGCACAGCCGCCCGCGGGACCCTTCCCGGACGGACAGCCCGAGCAGCCGCGCAAGAAGCGTGCGGCCCGGCGTGGCCCCGGCGCTCTGCTCGCGGCCGTGGCGATCGTCGCGGCGGCCGTCGGCGGCGGCACCGCGTACGGCATCCAGGAGCTGACCGGCAGCGACACCGTCGCCTCCAGCACCACCAGCACCAGCGTGGTGCCCACCGGCCAGAAGGGCACGGTCGCCGGGGTGGCCCAGTCGGTCAGCCCGAGCATCGTCGAGATCAGCGCCACCTCGAACGCCGGTTCCGCCACCGGTTCCGGCGTGATCATCACCAGTGACGGCGAGATCATCACCAACAACCACGTCGTCTCCGGCGCCACCTCCGTCAAGGTCACGACCAGCGACGGCAAGCAGTACACCGCCCAGGTCGTCGGCACCGACAGCAGCAAGGACCTGGCGCTGATCAAGCTGGAGAACGCGTCCGGCCTGAAGGCCGCCACCCTCGGCGACTCCGACGGCCTGAAGGTCGGCCAGCAGGTCGTGGCGATCGGCTCCCCCGAGGGCCTGACCGGCACCGTGACCAGCGGCATCGTCTCGGCCCTCGACCGTGACGTGACCGTCTCGACCGACGAGGGCCAGCAGCAACAGCAGCAGCGGCAGGGCGGCGACTGGCCGTTCGAGTTCGGCGGGCAGGAGTTCAACGGCGACACCGGCTCCTCCACGACGACGTACAAGGCGATCCAGACCGACGCGTCCCTCAACCCGGGCAACTCCGGCGGCGCGCTGATCGACATGAACGGCAACATCATCGGCATCAACTCCGCGATGTACTCGTCGGCCGAGTCCTCCGCCAGTGCGGGCAGCGTCGGCCTCGGCTTCGCCATCCCGGTCAACACGGTCAAGGCCGACCTGCCCGGCCTGCGAGCGGGCGCCGAGAGCTGA
- a CDS encoding LacI family DNA-binding transcriptional regulator, whose product MAKVTRDDVARLAGTSTAVVSYVINNGPRPVAPATRERVLAAIKELGYRPDRVAQAMASRRTDLIGLIVPDARQPFFAEMAHAVEWAASERGKMVLVGNSDYVGEREVHYLRAFLGMRVSGLILVSHALNDMAAAEIEAWDARVVLLHERPEAIDDVAVVTDDLGGAQLAVRHLLEHGYEYVACMGGTAETPSVGDPVSDHVEGWKRAMKEAGISTEGRLFEAPYNRYDAYRVGLELLSGPQRPPAIFCSTDDQAIGLLRAARELRIDVPGELAVAGFDDIKEADLADPPLTTVASDRSAMAREAVDLVLDDGLRVAGSRRERLKVFPSRLVVRQSCGCE is encoded by the coding sequence GTGGCCAAGGTGACTCGGGATGATGTGGCGCGGCTGGCGGGGACTTCCACCGCCGTCGTCAGCTATGTCATCAACAACGGACCCCGGCCGGTCGCCCCGGCCACGCGCGAGCGTGTACTCGCCGCGATCAAGGAACTGGGGTACCGGCCGGACCGGGTCGCCCAGGCGATGGCGTCGCGGCGCACGGACCTCATAGGCCTGATCGTGCCGGACGCGCGCCAGCCCTTCTTCGCGGAGATGGCGCACGCGGTCGAGTGGGCCGCCTCCGAGCGCGGAAAGATGGTCCTCGTCGGCAACTCCGACTACGTCGGCGAGCGCGAGGTCCACTACCTGCGCGCCTTCCTCGGCATGCGCGTCTCCGGCCTGATCCTGGTCAGCCACGCCCTGAACGACATGGCCGCCGCCGAGATCGAGGCCTGGGACGCACGGGTCGTCCTGCTGCACGAGCGCCCCGAGGCCATCGACGACGTCGCCGTCGTCACCGACGACCTGGGAGGCGCCCAGCTCGCCGTACGCCATCTGCTGGAACACGGGTACGAGTACGTCGCCTGTATGGGCGGCACCGCCGAGACCCCGTCCGTCGGCGACCCGGTCTCCGACCACGTCGAGGGCTGGAAGCGCGCGATGAAGGAGGCCGGGATCTCCACCGAGGGCCGGCTCTTCGAGGCGCCCTACAACCGCTACGACGCCTACCGCGTGGGGCTGGAGCTCCTCTCCGGCCCGCAGCGCCCGCCCGCGATCTTCTGCTCCACCGACGACCAGGCGATCGGCCTGCTGCGCGCGGCCCGCGAGCTGCGCATCGACGTGCCCGGCGAGCTGGCGGTGGCCGGCTTCGACGACATCAAGGAGGCCGACCTGGCGGACCCGCCGCTGACGACGGTCGCCTCCGACCGGTCGGCGATGGCCCGGGAGGCCGTGGACCTGGTCCTGGACGACGGTCTGCGGGTGGCGGGCTCACGGCGGGAGCGGCTGAAGGTCTTCCCGTCGCGCCTGGTGGTCCGGCAGTCCTGCGGCTGCGAGTAG